Proteins encoded within one genomic window of Lysinibacillus louembei:
- the eutH gene encoding ethanolamine utilization protein EutH has translation MEMIGTVIVYIIMICAVLGAIGAIRDAEYGIGKEFMNGLHTVGHIFVPAAGIMAAIPYLTWFISNFISPIFEVIGADPAIAATTILASDMGGYQLANALKTSYEGWVMALVVGFMSGATIVFSIPMGLAMLDKRDHKYMSLGIMAGVLTIPIGAFISSIMIVAFNTEVREVISTTEAPTYVFAISVLQILINLLPLFIFVILIALGLKLIPNMMITGFMLFGRLMDAGIKIVLVLSIVEIFTGLFTKIFGAWGFDPIMADEIDQFRALETAGYIGIMLAGAFPMVYLIRKYASKPLEAMGGKLGLSAAGSAGLLATVANILAMFTLVRDMPPKDKVINIAFGVCSAFLLGDHLSFTANFQPTIILPVIAGKFLAGVIAIYLAYKLSVPTALKLEAEDRKAGIIKEGEYLS, from the coding sequence ATGGAAATGATAGGAACAGTCATTGTTTATATTATTATGATTTGTGCAGTTTTAGGAGCAATCGGTGCAATCCGAGATGCTGAATATGGAATTGGGAAAGAGTTCATGAATGGTTTACATACAGTAGGTCATATTTTCGTACCTGCTGCGGGTATTATGGCAGCTATTCCATATTTAACTTGGTTTATAAGTAATTTTATAAGCCCAATTTTTGAAGTGATCGGGGCTGACCCAGCAATTGCTGCAACAACAATTTTAGCCTCAGACATGGGTGGTTATCAGCTAGCAAACGCATTAAAAACTTCCTATGAAGGCTGGGTTATGGCGTTAGTAGTTGGCTTTATGTCGGGAGCAACGATCGTTTTCTCTATTCCAATGGGACTTGCGATGTTGGACAAGCGCGACCATAAATATATGTCGTTAGGTATTATGGCTGGGGTACTAACAATTCCGATTGGTGCATTCATTTCATCTATTATGATTGTGGCATTTAACACGGAAGTTCGCGAAGTAATTAGCACGACAGAGGCACCTACATATGTATTTGCCATTTCCGTTTTGCAAATTTTAATTAATTTATTACCGCTATTTATTTTTGTTATTTTAATTGCACTTGGTTTAAAATTGATTCCAAATATGATGATTACAGGATTTATGCTATTTGGACGCCTTATGGATGCAGGGATTAAAATTGTATTAGTACTTTCAATTGTCGAAATTTTCACAGGGCTTTTCACAAAGATATTTGGCGCATGGGGCTTTGATCCAATCATGGCAGATGAAATTGACCAATTCCGTGCATTAGAAACGGCTGGTTATATCGGGATTATGCTAGCAGGTGCGTTCCCAATGGTGTACTTAATTCGTAAATATGCTTCAAAGCCATTAGAGGCAATGGGTGGAAAACTTGGTTTATCAGCAGCAGGAAGTGCGGGTCTTTTAGCAACAGTTGCCAATATTTTAGCGATGTTTACACTCGTACGTGATATGCCACCAAAAGATAAAGTAATCAATATCGCATTTGGTGTGTGTTCAGCCTTCTTATTAGGAGATCATTTATCATTTACAGCAAATTTCCAACCAACGATTATTTTACCAGTAATCGCAGGGAAGTTTTTAGCGGGCGTTATTGCGATATACTTAGCTTATAAGTTATCTGTACCAACTGCTTTAAAGCTTGAGGCAGAGGATCGCAAAGCTGGCATTATTAAAGAGGGCGAATACTTATCTTAA
- a CDS encoding ANTAR domain-containing response regulator — protein sequence MTRKVMIVEDESLIAIDLQFILEDNGYEVVAHAKNGETAIELAHLYRPQLILMDIKMPKLDGLKASKIIEQQFGIPILFISAYSEKELLSYMKQDNVLGYVMKPFSEKNVLPALEVAFHQIEKFDRLNGKLLQAQHQMEKRKVIERAKGLLMQLENISEDQAYKKIRNESMRTQQEMVQIAQQILNTQQVNS from the coding sequence ATGACTAGGAAAGTAATGATTGTTGAAGATGAATCGCTTATTGCAATTGATTTGCAATTTATTTTGGAAGATAACGGCTACGAGGTTGTAGCACATGCAAAAAATGGAGAAACGGCAATTGAACTAGCACATCTCTATCGTCCGCAGCTAATATTAATGGATATTAAAATGCCTAAATTAGACGGCTTGAAAGCAAGTAAAATTATTGAACAGCAGTTTGGCATACCGATTCTTTTCATTTCAGCTTATAGTGAAAAAGAGCTGCTATCCTATATGAAGCAGGATAATGTGCTCGGTTATGTAATGAAGCCATTCTCGGAGAAAAATGTGCTGCCAGCGTTGGAAGTCGCTTTTCATCAAATTGAGAAATTTGACCGTTTAAATGGCAAATTGCTACAAGCACAACATCAAATGGAAAAACGTAAAGTCATTGAGCGAGCAAAGGGGCTCCTAATGCAGTTAGAAAATATTAGCGAAGACCAGGCTTATAAAAAAATCCGTAATGAAAGCATGCGGACACAGCAGGAAATGGTGCAAATCGCACAACAAATACTTAATACACAACAAGTAAATAGCTAA
- a CDS encoding sensor histidine kinase, translating to MSKIEKLCRKYTNLSISDIAKLQQLETTLAYYAELAECYMFIDCMVDNQSHAIVVAEAFPKGQNHLYEQSVIGKIVFESFEPAVFSAFRKGEKASVSRAITQEGITVEQHVIPIFNDDEQVIAVLIKEKRMEAQEKSDEVVQQMPFALIEHIVKPDFQPVPVVSDLLVESIILTNHENKVIYTNPAGYRFISELSGRDSFDNIALDEIFPFLQQVYNQDDDVFFLEITVDGKSFIVKKIPIRNQSDKVTLLIIHDLTELKLKENELMMKTFAIREIHHRVKNNLQTVTSLLRLQMRNAVSASHTAAFQEALNRIYSISSVYELILENEDNAEEKVDVIALAKKIGNKMMDTAHTANVQLHVQHDNLQLFCHSKKAVSLAIIICELVQNALKYAFTSHQEGLISIHFCQENAAVSLHISDNGVGMHEAKPSLGMEIVTRLVEYDLAGTFTIIPSDRGTHTQIQFPVCEEVFILND from the coding sequence CTGTCAAAAATAGAAAAGCTTTGTAGAAAATATACGAATCTATCTATATCAGATATTGCAAAGCTGCAACAACTAGAAACTACACTTGCATATTATGCTGAATTGGCAGAATGCTATATGTTTATTGACTGTATGGTGGACAACCAATCTCATGCGATTGTCGTAGCTGAAGCATTTCCTAAAGGGCAAAATCATTTATACGAACAATCTGTAATTGGCAAAATTGTTTTTGAAAGCTTTGAACCAGCTGTATTTTCTGCTTTTCGAAAAGGGGAGAAGGCTTCTGTTTCTAGGGCAATCACACAAGAAGGAATTACAGTTGAGCAGCATGTCATCCCTATTTTTAATGACGATGAACAAGTGATTGCTGTGTTAATTAAGGAAAAGCGGATGGAAGCACAAGAGAAGAGCGATGAAGTTGTTCAACAAATGCCATTTGCATTGATTGAGCATATCGTAAAGCCTGATTTTCAGCCAGTGCCTGTTGTTTCTGATTTATTAGTAGAGTCGATTATTTTAACAAATCATGAAAATAAAGTGATTTATACGAATCCTGCTGGCTACCGCTTTATATCTGAGCTATCAGGACGAGATTCATTTGATAATATAGCACTAGATGAAATTTTTCCATTTTTACAGCAAGTTTATAATCAAGACGACGATGTCTTTTTTTTAGAAATTACTGTAGATGGAAAATCATTTATCGTTAAAAAGATACCGATTCGCAATCAAAGCGACAAGGTGACATTGCTTATTATTCATGATTTGACAGAGCTGAAATTGAAAGAAAATGAGCTGATGATGAAAACCTTCGCCATTCGTGAAATTCATCATCGTGTGAAAAATAATTTGCAAACGGTAACAAGCTTACTACGCCTGCAAATGCGTAACGCTGTGTCAGCATCACACACAGCGGCTTTCCAAGAAGCACTAAATCGAATTTATAGCATTTCTTCCGTATATGAGCTTATTTTAGAAAATGAGGATAACGCAGAGGAAAAGGTAGATGTTATTGCATTAGCGAAAAAAATTGGCAACAAAATGATGGATACAGCACATACAGCAAATGTTCAATTACACGTTCAACACGATAATTTGCAGCTGTTTTGTCATTCTAAAAAAGCGGTGTCGCTTGCGATTATCATTTGTGAATTAGTGCAAAATGCATTAAAATATGCTTTTACAAGTCATCAAGAAGGTTTAATCAGCATTCATTTTTGCCAAGAAAATGCGGCTGTATCGCTTCATATTTCCGACAACGGTGTTGGTATGCATGAAGCAAAGCCATCATTAGGTATGGAAATTGTTACACGGCTTGTTGAATATGATCTAGCGGGTACTTTTACGATTATCCCTAGCGATAGAGGTACACATACTCAAATTCAGTTCCCTGTATGTGAGGAGGTATTTATTCTAAATGACTAG
- the rpsU gene encoding 30S ribosomal protein S21, which translates to MSKTVVRKNESLEDALRRFKRTVSKSGTIQEVRKREFYEKPSVKRKKKSEAARKRKW; encoded by the coding sequence ATGTCAAAAACTGTCGTTCGCAAAAACGAATCGCTTGAAGATGCTCTTCGCCGCTTCAAACGTACTGTATCAAAAAGTGGTACAATTCAAGAAGTTAGAAAGCGCGAGTTCTACGAAAAACCTAGCGTAAAACGTAAAAAGAAATCAGAAGCTGCACGTAAACGTAAGTGGTAA
- the deoC gene encoding deoxyribose-phosphate aldolase — protein sequence MTQNYAKMIDHTLLKADATREQIAKICEEAKQYDFASVCVNPTWVKYSTELLTGTDVKVCTVIGFPLGASTSATKAFETKDAIANGAGEIDMVINIGALKNGEYELVREDIKAVVEAANGTLVKVIIETCLLTEEEKIKACQLSVEAGADFVKTSTGFSTGGATAEDIALMRKTVGPELGVKASGGVRNLDDMKKMVEHGATRIGASSGVAIMNGLTSESNY from the coding sequence ATGACTCAAAATTATGCAAAAATGATTGACCACACTTTATTAAAGGCAGATGCGACACGCGAGCAAATTGCGAAAATTTGTGAAGAAGCAAAGCAATATGATTTTGCCTCTGTTTGTGTGAATCCAACATGGGTGAAATATAGTACAGAGCTTTTAACAGGCACGGATGTGAAAGTATGTACGGTAATCGGCTTCCCATTAGGTGCATCTACTTCTGCAACAAAAGCATTTGAAACAAAAGATGCGATTGCAAACGGTGCGGGTGAAATTGATATGGTTATTAATATTGGCGCATTAAAAAATGGTGAATATGAGCTTGTACGTGAGGATATTAAGGCGGTTGTAGAGGCTGCAAACGGAACGCTTGTAAAGGTAATTATTGAAACATGCCTACTGACAGAGGAAGAAAAGATAAAAGCATGTCAATTATCTGTTGAAGCTGGTGCGGACTTCGTAAAAACTTCTACAGGCTTTTCGACAGGTGGTGCAACAGCTGAGGATATCGCATTAATGCGCAAAACTGTAGGGCCAGAGCTAGGTGTAAAAGCATCTGGTGGTGTTCGTAATTTAGACGATATGAAAAAAATGGTGGAGCACGGAGCAACACGTATTGGCGCAAGCTCAGGTGTAGCAATTATGAATGGTTTAACTTCTGAATCTAATTATTAA
- a CDS encoding excinuclease ABC subunit UvrA translates to MEQTYIEIVNARENNLKNVSLQIPKGKLTVFAGVSGSGKSSIVFDTVAQEAGRQLNETYSSFVRTFLPKYRRPEADAIHNLSTAIVVDQKRFGGNARSTLGTATDINSLLRLLFSRFATPSIGYGNAYSFNDPSGMCLQCEGIGKIITLNIDTTLNKEKSLNDGAILLPGFGVGTWQWKAYAESGFFDNDKKIQDYTEQELHQLMYAEPQKVTVTYQNSEINATYEGIAVKFMRQNVKTDKDTTKAAASKLEQFTTMCSCPTCDGKRYNEQVLSSKILGHSIYDMTAMQLDELMAVLQKIEEPLAKELVVGITERLQSLCDIGLGYMTLTREMPTLSGGESQRVKMVKYLSSNLTGLIYIFDEPSTGLHPHDVYRLNDLLIKLRDKGNTVLVVEHDPDVIQIADHVIDVGPAAGSHGGQIMFSGSYEELLKADTLTAQYLKSEATIKANPRPATEFLESDKSTLHNLKNVSLRVPTGVLTAVTGVAGSGKSTLVHEVFAKKYPEAIRIDQSAVHANSRSNPLTYTGVMNSIRKAFSDANGVDAGLFSYNSTGGCESCGGTGTVELNLSFMDKAEVVCTQCNGTRYKQEVLQYTYKDKNIVDVMDMTVAEAVEFFEAKDIKRKLTSLNTVGLSYLTLGQPLNTLSGGECQRLKLAKEMSTKGNLYILDEPTTGLHMSDVATILNIMNTLVDKGNTVIVIEHNLDVIRHSDWIIDMGPEGGIGGGEILYEGPPANIINCERSITAKHLTAIS, encoded by the coding sequence ATGGAGCAAACGTATATTGAAATTGTCAATGCGAGAGAAAACAATTTGAAAAATGTTAGCCTGCAAATTCCGAAAGGGAAACTCACTGTTTTCGCAGGGGTATCAGGTTCAGGAAAATCATCTATCGTTTTTGATACAGTGGCGCAAGAAGCAGGGCGTCAATTGAATGAAACGTATAGTAGCTTTGTCCGCACATTTTTGCCAAAATACCGCAGACCTGAGGCGGATGCAATTCATAATTTATCGACAGCGATTGTCGTTGACCAAAAGCGCTTCGGTGGTAATGCACGTTCAACATTAGGCACTGCAACAGATATCAATTCACTGTTAAGACTATTATTTTCACGCTTTGCTACGCCGAGCATCGGCTATGGAAATGCTTATTCCTTTAATGATCCGAGCGGCATGTGTTTGCAATGTGAAGGCATTGGTAAAATTATCACATTGAACATCGACACAACATTAAATAAAGAAAAATCATTAAATGACGGAGCTATTTTGCTACCAGGCTTTGGTGTAGGCACGTGGCAATGGAAGGCATATGCAGAATCAGGCTTCTTCGACAATGACAAAAAAATACAAGATTACACCGAGCAAGAGCTGCATCAATTAATGTATGCAGAGCCGCAAAAAGTAACAGTAACGTATCAAAACAGCGAAATAAATGCCACTTATGAAGGTATTGCAGTAAAGTTTATGCGCCAAAATGTCAAAACGGATAAAGATACAACAAAGGCGGCCGCAAGTAAATTAGAGCAATTTACAACGATGTGTAGCTGCCCAACATGCGATGGTAAACGCTATAATGAGCAAGTGCTTTCTTCAAAAATTTTAGGTCATTCGATTTATGATATGACGGCGATGCAGCTAGATGAATTGATGGCAGTTTTGCAAAAAATTGAAGAGCCTTTAGCAAAGGAGCTAGTTGTAGGAATTACAGAAAGACTGCAAAGCTTATGCGATATCGGGCTTGGCTATATGACGTTAACGCGCGAAATGCCAACATTATCAGGTGGGGAATCGCAGCGTGTAAAAATGGTCAAATATTTATCAAGCAATTTAACAGGCTTAATCTATATTTTTGATGAGCCGAGTACAGGCTTGCATCCACACGATGTCTATCGCTTAAATGATTTGCTTATTAAGCTACGCGATAAAGGTAATACGGTTTTAGTTGTAGAGCATGACCCAGATGTCATTCAAATTGCAGATCATGTGATTGATGTTGGTCCAGCTGCTGGTTCACATGGTGGGCAAATTATGTTTAGTGGTAGCTACGAGGAGCTGTTAAAAGCAGATACGCTAACGGCACAATATTTAAAATCGGAAGCAACAATCAAAGCGAATCCACGTCCTGCTACCGAATTTTTAGAGAGTGACAAAAGCACATTGCACAATTTGAAAAATGTTAGCTTGCGAGTGCCAACAGGTGTATTGACGGCGGTTACTGGTGTAGCTGGCTCAGGAAAAAGCACGCTTGTACATGAAGTGTTTGCAAAAAAATATCCTGAGGCCATTCGCATCGATCAAAGTGCTGTCCATGCAAATAGTCGCTCAAACCCATTGACCTATACAGGCGTGATGAATTCCATTCGCAAAGCCTTTTCTGATGCCAATGGGGTAGATGCAGGGCTGTTTAGCTATAATTCAACGGGTGGCTGTGAAAGCTGTGGTGGTACAGGAACGGTAGAATTAAATTTATCGTTTATGGATAAAGCTGAGGTTGTATGTACACAATGTAATGGAACACGCTATAAACAAGAAGTGCTACAATACACGTATAAAGATAAAAATATTGTCGATGTAATGGATATGACTGTAGCAGAGGCGGTAGAATTTTTCGAGGCGAAGGATATTAAGCGCAAATTAACAAGCTTAAATACGGTAGGCTTATCCTATTTAACGCTAGGACAACCACTTAACACTTTGTCAGGCGGGGAATGCCAGCGTTTAAAGCTCGCGAAGGAAATGTCAACGAAGGGCAATTTATATATTTTAGATGAGCCAACAACAGGCTTACATATGTCAGATGTAGCGACAATTTTAAATATTATGAATACACTTGTTGACAAAGGAAACACGGTTATTGTTATTGAACATAATTTAGATGTAATTCGCCATAGCGACTGGATTATTGATATGGGTCCAGAAGGTGGAATTGGTGGCGGTGAAATTTTATATGAAGGACCACCAGCAAATATCATAAATTGTGAGCGTTCAATTACAGCGAAGCATTTAACTGCAATAAGCTAG
- the mtaB gene encoding tRNA (N(6)-L-threonylcarbamoyladenosine(37)-C(2))-methylthiotransferase MtaB translates to MGTVAFQTLGCKVNHYETEAIWQLFKEQQYDRIDFEQQADVYVINTCTVTNTGDKKSRQVIRRAVRRNPEAVICVTGCYAQTSPAEIMAIPGVDIVVGTQDRHKLLGLIEQYREEREPINAVRNIMKNRVYEELDVPAFTDRTRASLKIQEGCNNFCTFCIIPWARGLMRSRDPQEVIRQAQQLVDAGYLEIVLTGIHTGGYGQDFKDYNLAQLLRDLEAQVKGLKRLRISSIEASQLTDEVIDVLRNSNIVVNHLHIPIQSGSDTVLKRMRRKYTMEFFSERITKLAEALPNLAVTSDVIVGFPGETEEEFMETYNFIRDHKFSELHVFPYSKRTGTPAARMEDQVDEEIKNERVHRLIALNDQLAKEYAARFENEVMEVIPEERFKEGDNANLYVGYTDNYLKVVFEGTEDMIGKLVKVKITKAGYPYNEGQFVRVLEEQMS, encoded by the coding sequence TTGGGAACAGTAGCATTCCAAACGCTGGGCTGCAAAGTAAATCACTACGAAACTGAGGCAATTTGGCAATTATTTAAAGAGCAACAATACGACCGTATCGACTTTGAACAGCAGGCAGATGTCTATGTCATTAATACATGTACGGTAACGAATACGGGAGACAAAAAATCGCGTCAAGTGATTCGCCGCGCAGTGCGTCGCAATCCAGAGGCTGTTATTTGTGTAACAGGCTGCTATGCGCAAACATCACCAGCAGAAATTATGGCAATTCCAGGTGTCGATATTGTAGTTGGTACACAAGATCGTCATAAGCTGCTTGGCTTAATTGAGCAATACCGTGAGGAGCGTGAGCCAATCAATGCGGTGCGCAACATTATGAAAAATCGCGTTTATGAGGAATTGGATGTACCTGCATTCACAGACCGTACACGTGCATCTTTAAAAATTCAAGAAGGCTGTAATAACTTCTGTACATTCTGTATTATTCCTTGGGCACGTGGCTTAATGCGCTCACGCGATCCACAGGAAGTGATTCGTCAAGCGCAGCAATTAGTTGACGCAGGTTATTTAGAAATCGTCTTGACTGGTATTCATACAGGTGGTTACGGGCAAGATTTTAAAGATTACAACTTAGCGCAATTATTGCGTGATTTAGAGGCGCAAGTAAAAGGCTTAAAGCGCCTGCGTATTTCGTCAATTGAAGCATCGCAATTAACAGATGAAGTGATTGATGTATTACGCAATTCAAATATTGTTGTAAATCATTTGCATATTCCGATTCAATCAGGCTCAGATACGGTATTAAAACGTATGCGTCGTAAATATACGATGGAGTTTTTCTCTGAGCGCATTACGAAATTGGCAGAAGCGTTGCCAAATTTAGCGGTAACATCTGATGTGATCGTTGGCTTCCCAGGTGAAACAGAGGAGGAGTTTATGGAAACATATAACTTCATCCGCGACCATAAGTTTTCTGAGTTACATGTCTTCCCATATTCGAAGCGTACAGGCACACCAGCTGCACGTATGGAAGACCAAGTTGATGAGGAAATTAAAAATGAGCGCGTGCATCGCTTAATTGCCTTAAACGACCAGTTAGCGAAGGAATACGCAGCTCGCTTTGAAAATGAAGTGATGGAAGTGATTCCAGAGGAGCGCTTCAAAGAAGGCGACAACGCAAATCTATATGTTGGCTACACAGACAACTATTTAAAAGTAGTCTTTGAAGGCACGGAAGACATGATTGGCAAATTAGTCAAAGTAAAAATCACAAAAGCAGGCTACCCATACAATGAAGGGCAATTCGTTCGTGTATTAGAGGAGCAAATGAGTTAA
- a CDS encoding 16S rRNA (uracil(1498)-N(3))-methyltransferase, whose protein sequence is MQRYFVNEQFDEQLQLEMVGENAKHISKVMRMQSGDEIIVVTNGQAYISEIVEIDLAVIVRNTGRTVPSPEMPIKVDIACGLPKGDKLELIAQKATELGMHALIPFAAERSIVKWDDKKGEKKTERLQKIAQEAAEQSHRTYVPEIQQPISFKQLLALVPQYDAVFIADEEDAKQIERTKFADKLKKVYDSKSESILCIFGPEGGISRQEAASLLQVGAETMSLGPRILRAETAPLYALSAISYEFE, encoded by the coding sequence ATGCAACGATATTTTGTAAATGAACAATTCGATGAACAACTGCAGCTCGAAATGGTTGGAGAAAACGCCAAACATATAAGCAAAGTAATGCGCATGCAAAGCGGTGATGAAATCATTGTTGTCACAAATGGACAAGCCTATATTAGCGAAATTGTAGAAATTGATTTAGCCGTCATTGTTCGTAACACAGGTCGCACAGTGCCGTCACCAGAAATGCCGATTAAGGTTGATATTGCCTGTGGCTTACCAAAGGGCGATAAGCTAGAGTTAATTGCACAAAAGGCGACGGAGTTAGGTATGCATGCATTAATTCCATTTGCAGCAGAGCGCTCCATCGTGAAATGGGATGACAAAAAAGGTGAGAAAAAAACGGAGCGTCTGCAAAAGATTGCACAGGAGGCAGCAGAGCAATCACATCGTACATATGTCCCTGAAATTCAGCAGCCTATTTCATTTAAGCAATTGTTAGCGCTTGTGCCACAATACGACGCTGTTTTTATTGCCGATGAAGAAGATGCAAAGCAAATCGAACGCACAAAGTTTGCGGACAAGCTAAAAAAAGTGTATGATAGTAAATCGGAATCAATCTTATGTATTTTTGGTCCAGAAGGTGGCATCTCTCGTCAAGAAGCAGCAAGCTTATTACAGGTAGGTGCTGAAACGATGTCGCTTGGTCCTAGAATTTTACGCGCAGAAACCGCACCATTATATGCGCTTTCTGCCATTTCATATGAATTTGAATGA